DNA sequence from the bacterium CG_4_10_14_0_2_um_filter_33_32 genome:
CTCCTTATCCTCGATTAGGTGAACTAGAAGACATTGCGATGGCCGCTGTTTATTTAGCGTCTGATGAATCAGATTTTGTCAATGGCGAAGTTTTAGTTGTTGATGGTGGATGGGTAGCTAAGTAGTTTTGTGTTTTGAATTTATACCGTCAATAATAAATCAAAAGAATTTACTGCAATGAGCTATGGTTAGCTCATAGAAAAACTTGAAATTGTCAAAGAGCGCGGCGAAGCCGCTTAATTTTTGGGGGGCTGATAGTCGCCGCCGCAGGCGGCGAAATGCGTTCGAACTATTTTAAGAATACAGCACCATAATTTTAAGTAGAGATTATTAATGATAATACCGGATAAATTACAACTAGGTGATGAAGTTAGAGTTATTGCTCCGGCAAGATCAATGGCTTTAATTAGTGATGAAGCAAAAATAATTGCCAATAAAAGGTTATCGGATTTAGGGTTTAAGGTTACTTTTGGCAAACATATTGAAGAAATGGACGATTTTGCATCTTCCAGTATAGAATCGCGAATTAAGGATTTACACGACGCTTTTGCGGATAAAAACGTAAAGGGGATATTAACTGTAATCGGCGGCTATAATTCCAATCAGTTGCTTAATTCTATTGATTGGGACCTTATTAAAGATAATCCTAAAATATTTTGCGGTTATTCCGATATTACAATTCTTCAAAACGCTATTTATAAAAAAACCGGTCTAGTAATTTATTCGGGCCCGCACTATTCATCTTTTGGGCAAAAAATTTATTTTGATTATACTTTGGATTATTTTAAAAAGGCTTGTATGGACAAAGATGATTATGAAATTTTACCTTCATCTGAATGGAGCGATGATATTTGGTATATGGATCAGGAAAAGAGGAGCTTAATAAAAAATGATGGTTTGTGGGTTGTAAATAACGGGCAAGCTGAAGGAAAAATTTTAGGCGGTAATTTGGGCACACTAAGTTTGCTTTTTGGAACAGAATTTATGCCGGATTTAAGTAATTCTATTTTATTTCTTGAAGATGATGCATATACAAAAGGTGCTGATGTGGTTGAATTTGACAGACATTTTCAATCATTAGTTCAGCAACCTAATTTTAACAAGATTAAGGGGATAGTAATCGGCCGGTTTCAAGTTGTCTCTAAAATGACTAATGATCTTTTAATTAAAATAGTTAAAACTAAAAAAGAATTAAACGATATCCCAGTCGTTGCCAATATGGATTTTGGTCATACCTCACCAATTATAACTTTCCCAATAGGGGGAGAGGCTGTAATGAATGCTGGCGAAAATTCTTCCATATCTATAACAAAACATTAATTAGAGTATTCGCTTGCTAAGGGTTGAATCCTTGGCAAGAATACCATAGGAGCACTTATGAAATTTATTAAATCTGGGCAGGGGACATTAGTAGAAGGCAAGGGTTATAAGAAAGACGTTTTTATTAAGAATGTTGATCTTATTTCAAATAAAGTTTTAGTGCAGATGATAATAATTGATCCGCACGGGATCGCCGGCGATCATTATCATAAAAAGACCACGGAGATTTTTTATTTCCTAGAAGGTAAGGGGATTTTTATTGTGGAAGGTAAAGAACATGAGTGTTTTCCGGGAGATATCCTTATTTGCGAAGCCAATGAAATGCATAGTACGCGGAATGAATCAGATCAAGCGTGAAAATATTTAGCTTTTAAAACCGATAATACCAATTTTGAGGGCGGCGATAGTTATTGAGTAGGTGAAAAATAGAGTAAAAAACTATATAATAAAGAAGTCTTAGTTTTTTAACTTTTTAATTTTTACTTTTTACTTTTAACTTAATTATATGGTGGCTATAGTTTAATGGTAGAACTGCGGGTTGTGGTCCCGCTAGCGAGGGTCCGATTCCCTCTAGCCACCCCAATTTAGATTTAAAAACTTAAGTTTATGAAAAAAATAATAATTGTTGTTGTTATTTTATTAGTTGCGTTACTTTTCGGAGCTAAACTTCTTATAAGGCCGGAAAGTAAAACTTTTACTAGTCGGGACGAAGAAAACATTAGATCATTATTTAACGTTTTATCTGATGTTAAGTTAGAATCTTTTTCTAATTCTCCGCAAACTGATGGTACTTTTGGTAGGGAAGGGCTTAACATTACCGCTATTTTTCAATTTAATGATGCACAATTTGCAGATTATCTAAAAAAGACAGAAGATAAAAGAGCTTGGGAGCCTGTTTCATTTAAGTTTAGATCACCAGAAATTGATAAAAAATTTACAGAAAAATCTTTAGAATGGAATAAAGCGCCCTTAACTTCGAATGCTCTAAAATCAAAAAAAGAACTTATTCTTAAAAATCAAATGGGCAGTGTCACTAACGGTATATATCGCTGTCATTTTTCTCGCTATCGTTATGATGAACTGCCTCATTATTTTAAAAGATATTCATGCGATGAGCCGATCGAAAAAATGAGCGAATCAATTGAATCACCGCAAGATTATGCATGGACAATCGGCGTCCTAGATATTAACAATAAAAAGCTTTACATTGAATATCAGATGTAATCAATAAGAGGTAAGTATGGACGAAAATAATTTATACCCAGCTCAGACAGGTATTAATAATTTTCAAGCAGATGCTGTATTTTCAGATAATAAGATAATAAAGAACATATTAACCATAGGTTTTTTGTTAATTTTCGTTTGGTCAATATATGGATTATATGTTCTTGTCGGTTTGGCTAGTGTACTAGGTAGGTCATCTGGAGATATCTCGTTTATCTTTAAGCTTTCTCCGATTATGTTTTTTCTTATTATGCCGTCTTCTATAGCATCTTTTTACTTTTTTTATATGATATTCAAAATAAGAACGATGAACAAGTCTTCTTGGGTATTGGCTATGTTTTTCCCATTAGTAGTTATTTTTAACATAATTATTACAAGAATTGCTTTAGGTTCTTTTTTATCGAAATTAAATCAAATTGCAGGTCAGGGAGATATTCCTAAAGTTTCACAGTTATCAATTTTAAACATAATAAGTTATTTATTGTTTTTTATAATGTTTATTTTATTAATAGTTAGTCGTAATAAGTTTAATAGCTATGAAGATAAAATATCAGGTACGAAGAAGATATTTTTATATATTTATGGAGTTATTATACTCTTGGTCTGCATAATTTTTATTGGTAATGCTTGGTGGGGTAGTTATGAAAAATCTTTTATCGGTTACTCCAAGATTGAAAGTATATTAGGTAAAAAACCGATTTATTTTAATTACATACCACAAAGTATAGAGCTTACAGGTATTCCAGGCAATAAGGTAGGTAACGAAAAAGCAATTTTAGTATTTAACAACCCAAAAAATGTTACGGACTTGGAAAAGCTTTTAATAGTTAACGAATCTACTATAAAGTCGGATCTAAAAGATTCCAGATTAGTAAACAAAAAAGGCAATAGTTACTATATTTTTAAAAGTGAGAGTAAAGAGCGAACAATACTGATTTTCGAAAAAAATGGCGTTTGGGTATCAATGGCTACTATTAAAAAATCATATATAACAGATAATGAATTATTTAAGATAGCAGAATCAGCTAGATAATAATGTTACAAAAAAAATTAACTAAAGGGAAAGATTGATGAGCAAGACTAATACAAAAGTAGAATATTTTCGATCTTGCGTTGAATGCCATAAAGAAATAGACGCAGAATCCGAATTTTGTCCTTTTTGTGGTGCTGTATTAATGAGATCAAGTGGTAAAGATATCAGCATTAAGACAAAAGATAAAGGCAACGAAAAGCCAGTAAAAATGACAGTTTGGTTAATGGTTGGTGGATTGCTAATGTTAGCTTTTATTATCCGTGTATATTTATTCCTTGTTTTGCCACTATGGTTTTTGGGTCAGAGGAAATATCTAAATAAACTACATTCAAAACAGAAAATATCTACATATCCATTTGTTGGGGCATATTTAATTTTTATCTTGGTTGAATTTATTGCACACTATTTAGTTATTAAATATTCGGATTACGGAACTTCTCTTTTAGTATTAATTTCCGGATTATTATTTATCCATTCAATATTTATTTATCAATCTTTAAAAATTAAAAATGTTCTAGTAGAACATTTTAAAGATTATCAAAAAAAGGGTGTTAAAATATCCAATTTATGGACCATTTTATTCGGCTTTCTATATCTTCAATTAGA
Encoded proteins:
- a CDS encoding LD-carboxypeptidase; the encoded protein is MIPDKLQLGDEVRVIAPARSMALISDEAKIIANKRLSDLGFKVTFGKHIEEMDDFASSSIESRIKDLHDAFADKNVKGILTVIGGYNSNQLLNSIDWDLIKDNPKIFCGYSDITILQNAIYKKTGLVIYSGPHYSSFGQKIYFDYTLDYFKKACMDKDDYEILPSSEWSDDIWYMDQEKRSLIKNDGLWVVNNGQAEGKILGGNLGTLSLLFGTEFMPDLSNSILFLEDDAYTKGADVVEFDRHFQSLVQQPNFNKIKGIVIGRFQVVSKMTNDLLIKIVKTKKELNDIPVVANMDFGHTSPIITFPIGGEAVMNAGENSSISITKH